The window AGAAGAAAAAGATTCCTGAACAAACTGTGTTTGCCGTGCTCTGCAGAGGGAtaaaaacaaaaaagatTTGACGAGAGTGGGATTCGAACCCACGCCCCGGAGGACTGCCGGGCTTTTAGTGTTGTACAACACCTTAAGACAGCTGTTTAGACCACTCACACATCTCGCCATTGAATGTATATCCGGATCCCTGGTAAAATAAGTCATACAGCGTTATTGTGTCGGACCAATTGTCTatcttgctcttcttccaaacAGTTCTTTAAGACACAAGGGCTCctttcttcactttcttATATTACTCACTGAAGACCATTTCCACAATGTCCCACCACCCTACCCCCAAGGAAGTCGACCGAACATACCATCCCAAGGGCTATGTACGTCTCCATTCACACATTATCCGATAGTAGAAGGCTGAATTTTCCATAGGGCATGTCTCCCTCCCTCAAACGTGCTAGAAAGCCGTTCATCTTGACCAATGTCCTTATCGGAGGAACTATTGTTGCTTTTGCATTGGGCGTTTATGCCTATTCTATCTCTGCAGTGCAACAGGATGATTTTGTTGGTGCATTTCTATCTTACCACAATGTGGAGCTGACTCGGGACATTCAAGTCTGATGTCGAGGATTTATTGCCTCCGGTTGAGGAGCGAAGCAAGATCCGATCTATTGAAGATGAGGCTAGAGAACAAAGGGCCTTCCAGTCGCTCGCCTCTGTACTTCCCACCAGCCGCAATTTGCCCCCTGCTACTTCTACCCCCGCTTCACCATCTAAAGCCATTCCCGAAGTACCTTTCTCGGAAGCAGCCGTGGCGGATTCAAAAGCCACCAGCAACTGGGGTATTAAGAGGCTTGGAGATGTTGAATGGATCAGAAAGAGAGGATGGGTTGATGATAAAGGAAATGTGCTTGTGTGGGGAGCGCCTGACGTGGACCGGATAGGAAGAATGGGCGACGCTGTCAGTTCCAAGAAGTTGGTCTAGGTGGTCTAAGGCATCATGGGAAGTGCATATAGTGCATATAAACATTTTACAACACATGACATGTATGATACGTACACACCCCTCATGTCGCGGGCTATCATGTATCAGCCAGTTTACCCAAGCGCATAAGACAGACATTGTTACTCACTCTCAACGCCCGTAGCCTTTCGGCTAGGTTGCTGTCCTCCTCTTTGGTCGCCTCTCCCAGTGTAGGCTCCTTTGCTGGCACTTTGGCTTCTCCTAATCCGTGCTGAATTTCCAGTCCCGCTTCATCGGCCACTTGCTGCATAAGGCTATCTACTTGATCTTGAGGAGTCGCCATGGCTGTAGTGTCCGACATAGTTGATTCCATGTAGGAAGTCTGGACGTCCAGATCGGCGAATTGAGACTCGAATTTATCCATGACCAGTGATATCTAGCAGCTTTTTAGTCACTGCTCTAGAGTTTTATCAAACGATGCTTACCCGTTCAAGGTTCATACTCTCCATCGCCTTATCCATCCCTTTAACGACACTCCCCATACTGTTGGTAACTGATCGCATGGTTACCGCTGTCTCTACTCTACTGGCAACAGCATCGATCCTGGAAGATAGGCGCAGAAGATTGAGCCCCTCATTCTTTTTGCGGATGGCGTTCTGGGCATAAATCCGGGCGCCGTCAGTGTTGCCTTTGGCCAGGGCCTTTGTCTATGTCAGCATGGAAAAAGCATTATCGGAGAGATGCATACCTGCTTCAGTTTGTTTTTTTCGGCCGCTTCATCCTTAGTGGCCTTTTTGGCCTGCCTCTGGAGGGACTTCGCTGTGAACTGGGCGAGGTCAGTCTGCGTCAGTCTCAATTGATGCAGGATACGCACTTTAAGCTGGAAGAGAGATTCTATGAATGGGTCAGTGTTGCCCGGCTGACCTAACTATAGCACACTCACTTTCCAAATTGCTCATGCTGGATAATCTATGGATGTATATTGAcgaagatggaagaaggaaagtAATGACGAAAGTGGTTATGTCTGCGACCCCGCGAACGGCGTAATCGAGAAATTGACACACCGACGATACAACTTGTATCTCCATATACCCCACATCCAGCTTTCTATTGctcatcatctttctcGGCGAGGCACGACCAAAAAAGACCTCATCCTCTGAATCTAACAGCATAATACAGGTTTTCTCCAAGTTTTCTGGCATCGCTACGTCTGCCGGTGCTCGAGAATGGGTTTACTCCACCTCCTGGCGTTTGCCGGTGGTATTGCTGCATTTCTCTTTGTCACCCTCTCTTTAGGTGAGTACATGCCAATTTGGATATTGACTGATGGTCAGCGAGTGGGCTGTTATGGCTGGCTGAGCTTATAGAAGAGCACTCTAAATATGCAAAAACTATCGGTATGCGGGCCATTTATGTGGGTATATCAAGGCTGGACATCTACCATTGACGGGACTAACTCCTCTACAGGTCATAATTGGGCTGCATATTGTCCTTTACTTTACGGACAATCTGCCAATCACCCATGTCGCATTTTCCATTGTTTGCCACCTTGTCTATCTTTCAAACTTTTCACCATCTTGGCCTTTCATCTCTCTTACCTCGCCGCGTTTTATCCTTTCCTGCATCTTGGTCATTGGCGATCATTTCGTCTGGTTCTTCCACTTTGCTGCGGTAGCTCAGGAGGCAAAGCATTATCGTGTGCCCAAGTATAGGTATGGAGGACAGCAAGTCAAAGCTGCTGGTAATAACCCTTCATTTGGAGATGTCGCTGCATTCTTTGCGATCTGTGTTTGGTTTGTCCCGCTTTACCTCTTCTTAAGTCTTAGCGCGAATGACAATGCCCTCCCTTCTTTTGGTGAGCGTTTCCTTCACTGCTATAATCTGTTAAGGTTGCTCACACTCGTCCTTAAGACTCATCGGCGCCTCCGTCCCCGTCGGGCTCCCATGTCAACCTCAGTTCTCCAAATCTCCAAGCTGTTGCCGACCGCAAGCATTCCACATCTCTGATCAAATCGGCTCTGGTGCCGTTGCTCTCTTTACTTCCCTCTATCCGATCTCGATCGAAACGACGGAATTCAGAAGGCCTTATTGCCCCCCGCTCCCCGTCGAAATCATCACCTTTACCTTCACCAGCATTACAGTCGCCAAACTATTATCCATGGGGCACCGAAGAAAAACCCATGTCTTCGCCAGGATTCAATCCTTCCCATGGGAGTATGACGCCCTTGGGGAGATTAAAGACTCCTCCACCGCCTAGAAGGACGCAAAGCGAGCTGCAGATTCCTACGCGAGGGAACTTGCACTCTGGGTCACAGGCGGAGGAAGGGATGAGGAAGGTGTCAGTTAGCCGGCAGGAAGGATTGTCATCGTCGACGAATTTATTGCCGGCCATCGGAAATGAGACAGAATTATTCAAGAGGAAAGCGGATTGATTGGGAAATATGGTTCAACAATTTATTTTTATGTAGAAGATGTAAGGCACTTGATGCATGGTAACAAATATTTGTCGACCACATAAGATTTGAACAGGTGTTTCCACTGAGATTTGCGTGGCAGTGTGAATTAAACAATCTGCATGCTACATTCATTCTACGTTGCCAGTCCGTCTACAATAAAAGTACCATTTGTCTGGACCTTGGCGTGTTCGCCAGTGTCAACCCACCTACGAACAACCATGATCAATACTAACTCCTCGCAAGAGTTAATCTTTTACTCACCCATCTTGGACTCTCCCACCACCATCGACTCTTTCCAAGACACTCGGCCCTCTCATAAAAACTCTCCCTTCAATCGATTTGCTCCCTTTGTCATGTGCCTCATCCACACCCTCGCCTTTCAGCATAACTTCCATATTACTCGCTGGCGGACCACAGTGAGACTTTTCGGTGGATTCCCACATGTCGACTTGCTTGAGAACATGGTTAACCCCTGGGGATTGAAGATCGTAAAAGTGGGACACAAAAACGGGACCAGAGGAATAGAGTGATGGGTGGAGACGGGTGAGTgggagagagaaaaggaggtGCGAAGCTCCCAAAGCAGTTGGCGATGGTGCATCCCCGACAAGGATGACGGCACGGAGCTTTTGACCAGCGATGCCTCCCACGGCATTCTCGCGCATTCCAGACCAAAGGATTTTGTCCCAGATGCCATCACGACTGACGTGTCCATAGCTAAGGTCTCGAGCCTTGTGTCGTGCTGCAAGAGAAGCCCAAGGGTGAGCTTCGTAAGAGAACTGAAGACCGTCGAGGAGAGCTTGATGGTACTTGGGCGTAATGAACAGTATGGTGGGTTTGGGCAAGTCTTTGGCAGGGTCGGCAAGAGCAGTAAGATGTTCAACGCATTCAATGTCCTCTACGTCAAAAGTAGGCTCTTGGCTACCGATCATCCTGTATCCGGCGCCTAGTACTGCTGTTAGTTATTCTATTTAGCGTATTGATAGTAAAACTTACCATTCCAAATGCTAGCTAGAGCGATAGTCATTCCTAGGGGTGTGTCAAGGCGAACGGCACTGGCAACGACGTCGCGAAGCTTGCCACAAGGTCGCTTGTCCGCGGGGAAAATCGAGAGCAAAGATGCAATACCAGCAGTGACATTCTTTAGTCGTCATCAGCATATAGCATTTAGCAACACCCTGGAAACATTGATGAATGCCCCTACCATGTGGGTAACTTTGACAATGATCGGCTTTTCGGGGTTCTCTGACTCGGAATAGTAGTAGCTATGCACATCACTAAAGTGTGCATCTAAGACTGATCAGCGATTATCGCTTTTTGCGACGACTTGCCTTGCAACTGAACCTTATCGGCCAATTCACTCTCAGCAACCTCCCAGATTTCCTCCCACCAGTGTACAGTCAACCCCTTCCTTCGTGCCTCCTCTACTACGGAGCTCTGgagcttcttctcatctccaaTGACAAGTATACCTACTTTGTCGCCGTCGTCCTCCCAGACTTGTTCAACAACTTCAGCGAGCAGATCAGCAAAGACGACGACAATGCCCGCTGCAGGATGAGGGCCACGGCCAGCGAGAGCAGCTGTTAGAAGCCTCGGATTAGGGAGAATAGCAAGAGGTCTATCTGGCGTCGCtgaaagagagagaagcAACAAGGGGAGAGCACTGTTTGGGGATGGAGGGATAAGAGTGACGATACTGGACGCTGACATGGGCGATGCTCCAGGAAAAAGGATATGGATACCGAGAGGTACTAGTCGAACAATTTCCGCAAGAGCTTCATCGGTAAGCTGATAAATGTCAGTATAAACTCTCCCCAAGGTCGTAGAGCACTCACTTGTATGTCGAGGATACACCGTTGATCTGGTCGGATATTCTTCATCTTGGGGTCTGCTTTGGGAGGTCGGACAACATCCTGGACGGTTTTGACAGTGTTGGCGGGTCTCACAGTCAGCTGCGCAGCGGTTAACTTCGTCACCTAGGCGGAGTATGATTTAGCGTACAGGAGTGCCTTGCCCAGTGGCCCATGATCTGTAGATACCCGTCTCACCACTTTTTCTGACAGCGGAGACCTCACTCTGCTTACTGAGCAGAAGCGGGTGTACCAGAGGAGACGGAGCAGAGAAGAAGCGGTGATAAATAGCAAGTGCGGCAAGAAGGGCGAGAAGGATGACTGTCAGGTTATCTATATTGAAGTCAGGCATGACGAGTGACGTGCTGCGAGTTCGAACTTGTCAGCGCTTAGTCGGCAGCACAGGACAAGAGCTTTGCTTTCAGGGGGCGGAGGAAGCAGCTCTGATGGGGAGAAGGGTGCGAGCGACAGGGTTGGCGGTTGTTTTAATGGTGTCAAAAGAGTAGATCATGATGTCCGAGCGCTTGCCGGCACCCGCTTGCGGGTGGAAGTAGCCGAGATGTTGGATGCATTCGTTCATTACGCTAATTAATGTAATATGTTATTATTATCTTCTCGTTATGTATGTCCCGTCACATCGCCAGCATGCCCACCACGCCAATCACGCCGAACATCGAGGACGTCTACTCCAATGATCAGGACTGGTATCCAGGCAGTACGCActttcttctccccctGGCACCATTTGACAATAGCTTCCAGTCCGCGAGCGCTCAAAACCAGGTCAAGCTCCCCACGAAGTAATATACGACAAGACAAAGGACATGTAAGGCCCATCTCGCTCgtcttcctcatcttcttctaATAGTGATGTCTCTGGCCTCTGAAGCAATGGTAACCTCGTGACGGATAAACCTGCGAACCGAGCAATGCTGGCCAATCAACGACGGCAGAAAGAACATGATGCCAAAGTCCAAGCAAAGCAGGAGAGACGAGCTGCTCCAATGGGCCAACAGGCAAAGTCAAATTTTTGGACCTTCCTCCCCATCctgctcttccttcccctcctGTCTTCATTCCTTACTCAATCCTACACCTTCAATCTTTCGCCGTACGTCCTCCCTCATTTGAGGAACTTTTGGGCCGAAACGCCTTTGAATATATGGCGACGAGAGATGAAGGAGTTTACCCCTCTCCAACTAGCCATGTTCGATGGCTCTCCTGATAGACCAGTCTACTTGGCGATCGACGGCATTGTCTACGACGTGACTGCCAATAGAAGGATCTATGGTAAGGGTGGCAGCTACAATATGATGTGAGTGCTTGGTTTCAATCGGCACTTGCTTTCCTATTGATTTTACAAAGGGCCGGCCGTGACGCCTCGAGAGCATTCACCACAGGGTGCTTTGAAACCCATCTCACTCATGATATTCGAGGCCTATCCACGGAAGAATTAGCCGTGAGTCAAATGCGATGCTTTCAAACTAGTTTCTAATTACAACGCAGTCTCTTGAACACTGGAAATCGTTCTTTGCCAAAAGCGACAAGTACTTCAAAGTCGGCACTGTTATCAACCCACCTATCAATCCCAACAGCCCAATGCCTCCACCCTGCCGCGATGACGACTCAGCGTCGGATGCGGACGTTCATGCTCCTGGGGAAGCAGCGGCGAAGAAAGGCAAGGCGAAGCCTGGACCGGTGCACGGACAATAGATCGTAATGAATTCTAAACATGTACATAACATTTGATTTATGGGTATCAATGGCAAAGAATCAACCCCTTCTTCCaggtggtggaggaggagggagagagaagaggccgccgccgccgctGCTATTACCAGAACTTGGGGTTTGACTAGGTGAAGgcctcttcccttctctGCCTGGAATCTTGATGGTGAACGTCTGCCCATCCTTGAGAGTGTAGTCCTTAGGGGGAGCGGTGGGCTTCGGAGGTTCAGATGGATTTGAGGCAGAAGAGATATTTTGGGAGCGTTTAGTGATTGATTGCAGTGCTACCTATATTACTGTCAGTCATGAATAGCCTTGGCCATATGAGACTATTTACTTGGAAGTCAAATGATTCTCCTCTTTCGGCAAAGCCCATCCCAATATATgccctcttccctccctcGCCTTCTACTCTGAGCACAAAGTATCTTGACGAATCCAGTACGGGCTCAACCTGATTCCAAGGGCTGGTATAGTTTACTTGAGCAAAAAGCTCGCCAGTATTAGGATCCTACGTCCCTTCGGTCATTTTTGGCACACTACTATGACGGAGTTATCTCGCTTGACACACCTCTAATCGGATCTCGCTTCGAGATCCAACATCAAGCACCCTCATCCGTCCCTTCCATAGGAAGGACTCGACATTCCATTCAGCAGCTTTATACCCGGCTGTGGTCGTTCGCGGAGGAATCTGGTAGACTGTCTGTATCTCAGCCTCTGGTTACCTTGACTACACAGGAGACAAGCGTACTCACCCATGACCTCTCGAGCTACGAAGAGAACGGCTTCTATCTCGTCAGTTAGAGAGTCCATGATGTTCTCCTTTTGTGAATGCTGTTAGTTCCGGACACCTATTGTAGCCTGATCGCCACGTCTGCAATCCACAATCACACGCACAATAATAAGGATCTTGGTCGTTTGGACGAGCAACGCGCCTGGGAGGCGGATTTCACCGATCACTTGAGTGAGTGCTCAATTAACGCCTAGGGCTATACATAATAAAAACGCAAAAAGGATATGGCCGAAGGTTACTTCCCTATGACGTCTTTGAGCCGCTTCCCACCCGCCACAGATCGCCATGACCAACAAATTGTCTATAAAGCCTCATCCCTGGATAAAACAACTTCGTTTCTCTTTCTCTATAAACAAACACTCATTCAATATGTCAGGAAACAACGATAACAGCGAGAAAAGTGAGTCCAACCAATGCTCTGCAGCATTATTTACAACGACGACCCATTCGCCACTGGCGGCCTGATTGTTACCAGCTCGATCCTCTCGTCAGAACATTGCCACTGACAAAGCTCTTTACATCTCTTAGCCTTCAACATCCTTCCCCACCCGGCCAAGACCAACAACCCTGCCGATTTGACTGGTGATCCGGGAGAACACGGTGGTCTCCAAAGCTCTTCTGCCAATGCCTTCAACGCCAAGCCACCTTATATTCCAAGTAAAGAAATTGCTGAGGGCTTGGAGAAGCCCAAGACCCGTGAAGAGGTGAGTTCCTTAATTTAGTAATGTCTTTGGTCCTTAATACTTTGCTAACCATGACATGAGCAGCTAAAGGCCGAAGCACAACAACTGAACTCATAATTTGCGATTACCTCCAAGAATACGAATGATTAGGGAGTTATGATGAAGCAGATTGTAGATCTGATACACCGTCATGAAAATGTATAATAGCGTCA is drawn from Cryptococcus gattii WM276 chromosome A, complete sequence and contains these coding sequences:
- a CDS encoding mitochondrion protein, putative (Similar to TIGR gene model, INSD accession AAW41001.1), whose amino-acid sequence is MSHHPTPKEVDRTYHPKGYGMSPSLKRARKPFILTNVLIGGTIVAFALGVYAYSISAVQQDDFSDVEDLLPPVEERSKIRSIEDEAREQRAFQSLASVLPTSRNLPPATSTPASPSKAIPEVPFSEAAVADSKATSNWGIKRLGDVEWIRKRGWVDDKGNVLVWGAPDVDRIGRMGDAVSSKKLV
- a CDS encoding uncharacterized protein (Similar to TIGR gene model, INSD accession AAW40991.1); the encoded protein is MDSLTDEIEAVLFVAREVMVYQIPPRTTTAGYKAAEWNVESFLWKGRMRVLDVGSRSEIRLEDPNTGELFAQVNYTSPWNQVEPVLDSSRYFVLRVEGEGGKRAYIGMGFAERGESFDFQVALQSITKRSQNISSASNPSEPPKPTAPPKDYTLKDGQTFTIKIPGREGKRPSPSQTPSSGNSSGGGGLFSLPPPPPPGRRG
- a CDS encoding protein-vacuolar targeting-related protein, putative (Similar to TIGR gene model, INSD accession AAW40999.1) encodes the protein MEIQVVSSVCQFLDYAVRGVADITTFVITFLLPSSSIYIHRLSSMSNLEKSLFQLKFTAKSLQRQAKKATKDEAAEKNKLKQALAKGNTDGARIYAQNAIRKKNEGLNLLRLSSRIDAVASRVETAVTMRSVTNSMGSVVKGMDKAMESMNLERISLVMDKFESQFADLDVQTSYMESTMSDTTAMATPQDQVDSLMQQVADEAGLEIQHGLGEAKVPAKEPTLGEATKEEDSNLAERLRALRPAT
- a CDS encoding Hypothetical Protein (Similar to TIGR gene model, INSD accession AAW40987.1), producing MSGNNDNSEKTFNILPHPAKTNNPADLTGDPGEHGGLQSSSANAFNAKPPYIPSKEIAEGLEKPKTREELKAEAQQLNS
- a CDS encoding endoplasmic reticulum protein, putative (Similar to TIGR gene model, INSD accession AAW40997.1), whose product is MGLLHLLAFAGGIAAFLFVTLSLASGLLWLAELIEEHSKYAKTIGMRAIYVIIGLHIVLYFTDNLPITHVAFSIVCHLVYLSNFSPSWPFISLTSPRFILSCILVIGDHFVWFFHFAAVAQEAKHYRVPKYRYGGQQVKAAGNNPSFGDVAAFFAICVWFVPLYLFLSLSANDNALPSFDSSAPPSPSGSHVNLSSPNLQAVADRKHSTSLIKSALVPLLSLLPSIRSRSKRRNSEGLIAPRSPSKSSPLPSPALQSPNYYPWGTEEKPMSSPGFNPSHGSMTPLGRLKTPPPPRRTQSELQIPTRGNLHSGSQAEEGMRKVSVSRQEGLSSSTNLLPAIGNETELFKRKAD
- a CDS encoding sterol metabolism-related protein, putative (Similar to TIGR gene model, INSD accession AAW40993.1); amino-acid sequence: MLANQRRQKEHDAKVQAKQERRAAPMGQQAKSNFWTFLPILLFLPLLSSFLTQSYTFNLSPYVLPHLRNFWAETPLNIWRREMKEFTPLQLAMFDGSPDRPVYLAIDGIVYDVTANRRIYGKGGSYNMMAGRDASRAFTTGCFETHLTHDIRGLSTEELASLEHWKSFFAKSDKYFKVGTVINPPINPNSPMPPPCRDDDSASDADVHAPGEAAAKKGKAKPGPVHGQ
- a CDS encoding Hypothetical Protein (Similar to TIGR gene model, INSD accession AAW40995.1) encodes the protein MPDFNIDNLTVILLALLAALAIYHRFFSAPSPLVHPLLLSKQSEVSAVRKSGETGIYRSWATGQGTPLTVRPANTVKTVQDVVRPPKADPKMKNIRPDQRCILDIQLTDEALAEIVRLVPLGIHILFPGASPMSASSIVTLIPPSPNSALPLLLLSLSATPDRPLAILPNPRLLTAALAGRGPHPAAGIVVVFADLLAEVVEQVWEDDGDKVGILVIGDEKKLQSSVVEEARRKGLTVHWWEEIWEVAESELADKVQLQDAHFSDVHSYYYSESENPEKPIIVKVTHMNVTAGIASLLSIFPADKRPCGKLRDVVASAVRLDTPLGMTIALASIWNGAGYRMIGSQEPTFDVEDIECVEHLTALADPAKDLPKPTILFITPKYHQALLDGLQFSYEAHPWASLAARHKARDLSYGHVSRDGIWDKILWSGMRENAVGGIAGQKLRAVILVGDAPSPTALGASHLLFSLPLTRLHPSLYSSGPVFVSHFYDLQSPGVNHVLKQVDMWESTEKSHCGPPASNMEVMLKGEGVDEAHDKGSKSIEGRVFMRGPSVLERVDGGGRVQDGWVDTGEHAKVQTNGTFIVDGLAT